Part of the Desulfohalovibrio reitneri genome is shown below.
GTTCCGGGCGCTGTTCCCGGAGAACGCGGTGGAGTACTTCGTCAGTTACTACGACTACTACCAGCCCGAAGCCTACCTGCCGCACTCTGACACCTTCATCGAGAAGGATTCCCAGATCAACGACGACATTGACAAGCTGCGCCACGCCGCCACGCACGCCCTGCTCACCAGGCGGGACGTGCTCATAGTGGCCTCGGTGTCCTGCATCTACGGCCTTGGCTCGCCGGAGTACTACTCGCGGATGGTGGTGCCCATCGAGGCCGGGCAGCAGCTCTCCCGCGACCGGCTCATCCACAGGCTGCTTGAAATCCACTACGAGCGCAACGACTACGACTTCACACGCGGCACCTTCCGGGTGCGCGGCGACGTGCTGGAAATCATTCCCGCCTACACCAGGGAGCGCTCCCTGCGTGTGGAATTCTTCGGCGACGAGGTGGACGAGGTTTTCGAGACCGATCCCCTGACCGGGGAGGTGGTCTCTCGTCTGGGCAAGACGGTCATCTTCCCCGCCTCGCACTATGTCTCGGACCGGGGCAACCTCAACCGGGCCATGGACGACATCCGCGATGAACTGGGCGAGCGCATCCGGTATTTCCACAAGGAGAACAAGCTTATCGAGGCCCAGCGTATCGAGCAGCGCACCAATCTCGACCTGGAGATGATCGAGGAGCTGGGCTACTGCAACGGCATCGAGAACTATTCCCGCCACCTGGACGGGCGTCCGCCAGGCTCGCCGCCCTCCACCCTGCTGGACTACTTCCCCGAGGATTTCCTGCTGTTCCTGGATGAATCGCACATCACCGTCTCCCAGGTGGGGGGCATGTACAACGGCGACATCTCCCGCAAGCGGACGCTGGTGGACTTCGGTTTCAGGCTGCCCTCGGCCTTGGACAACCGCCCCCTCAGCTTCGACGAATTCACCCACCGCACCAACCAGGTGGTATACGTCTCTGCCACGCCCGGCCCTTACGAGCGGGAGAAATCCGGGGAACGGGTTGTGGAACAGATCATCCGGCCCACCGGACTGGTGGACCCCGAGGTCGACGTGCGGCCCACCAAGGGACAGATGGACGACCTCATGGCCGAGTGCAAGGAGCGGGTCAAGCGGGACGAACGTGTGCTCGTCACCACCCTGACCAAGCGCATGGCCGAGGATCTGACCGAGTACCTGACTTCCATGGGGGTCAAGGCGCGCTACCTGCACTCGGACATCGACACTCTGGAACGCATGTCCATCATTTCCGCTCTGCGGCGAGGGGAATTCGACGTGCT
Proteins encoded:
- the uvrB gene encoding excinuclease ABC subunit UvrB; the encoded protein is MSQRFKLVSDYTPTGDQPEAIQSLVGGVESGATDQVLLGVTGSGKTFTMANVVAQTNRPTLVMAPNKTLAAQLYNEFRALFPENAVEYFVSYYDYYQPEAYLPHSDTFIEKDSQINDDIDKLRHAATHALLTRRDVLIVASVSCIYGLGSPEYYSRMVVPIEAGQQLSRDRLIHRLLEIHYERNDYDFTRGTFRVRGDVLEIIPAYTRERSLRVEFFGDEVDEVFETDPLTGEVVSRLGKTVIFPASHYVSDRGNLNRAMDDIRDELGERIRYFHKENKLIEAQRIEQRTNLDLEMIEELGYCNGIENYSRHLDGRPPGSPPSTLLDYFPEDFLLFLDESHITVSQVGGMYNGDISRKRTLVDFGFRLPSALDNRPLSFDEFTHRTNQVVYVSATPGPYEREKSGERVVEQIIRPTGLVDPEVDVRPTKGQMDDLMAECKERVKRDERVLVTTLTKRMAEDLTEYLTSMGVKARYLHSDIDTLERMSIISALRRGEFDVLVGINLLREGLDIPEVSLVAILDADKEGFLRSTRSLIQTFGRAARNVGGHVLLYADKITESMRTAVLETERRRAKQLEYNEENGITPQTIRKNLENVLENLYPGGEEERLAKVAEEASEYGGDPKAIAKRVRKLERDMRQAAKDLEFERAAGLRDEIARLKDILLEVE